The Bradyrhizobium sp. WBAH42 genome includes a window with the following:
- a CDS encoding extracellular solute-binding protein, whose product MRSLGKLGLAAVACLLWASSASADTTVKWLHIEVNPAQVKIWEEVARSYEASHPGVKVEMQFLENEAYKAKLPTILQSKDRPHIIYSWAGGVLKAQVEAGVLEDITDSVKSGGYSDTIAPAALAAFTSNGKVFGLPTALSQVGFLYNKDLMAKGNVDASKIKTWDDLLGAVKTLKAAGVTPIVVGGADKWPLHFYWTHLAVRVGGKPAFDAALKGENGGFAGETFQKSGELFKQLVDLQPFQNGFLGFKNPQAVGYFGDGKAAMILAISSFYHTQRALAADKVGLGDDKLGWFDFPVVPGGKGEPSDTLGGITGWLITKGAPKEATDFLKFFISKDVQARLAAGNFIVPVVKGGEAGLNSAFMKQIAANLAKSNYHQNFYDQSLGPSVGRVVNDVTAEIAGGSMSPQDAAKAIQAAYKQGN is encoded by the coding sequence ATGAGATCGCTCGGGAAACTGGGACTCGCTGCTGTCGCATGCCTGCTTTGGGCCAGTTCCGCGTCAGCCGACACCACGGTCAAATGGCTGCACATCGAGGTCAACCCGGCCCAGGTGAAGATCTGGGAGGAGGTCGCGCGCAGCTATGAGGCGTCGCACCCCGGTGTGAAGGTCGAGATGCAGTTCCTCGAGAACGAGGCCTACAAGGCCAAGCTGCCGACCATCCTGCAATCGAAGGACCGGCCGCACATCATCTATAGCTGGGCCGGCGGAGTGCTGAAGGCGCAGGTCGAAGCGGGCGTTCTGGAAGACATCACCGATTCTGTGAAGAGCGGCGGCTACAGCGACACGATCGCACCGGCGGCGCTCGCGGCGTTCACCAGCAACGGCAAGGTCTTTGGCCTGCCGACCGCGCTCTCGCAGGTCGGCTTCCTCTACAACAAGGATTTGATGGCCAAGGGTAATGTCGATGCAAGCAAGATCAAGACATGGGACGATCTGCTCGGCGCGGTGAAAACGCTGAAGGCCGCGGGTGTTACGCCGATTGTGGTTGGCGGTGCCGACAAATGGCCGCTGCATTTCTACTGGACGCATCTCGCAGTGCGCGTCGGCGGCAAGCCGGCCTTCGATGCAGCGCTGAAGGGTGAGAATGGTGGCTTCGCCGGGGAGACCTTCCAGAAATCCGGCGAGCTGTTCAAGCAGCTGGTCGATCTCCAGCCGTTCCAGAATGGCTTCCTCGGCTTCAAGAACCCGCAGGCCGTCGGCTATTTCGGGGACGGCAAGGCCGCGATGATCCTGGCCATCTCGTCCTTTTACCACACCCAGCGCGCGCTCGCCGCCGACAAGGTCGGTCTCGGCGACGACAAGCTTGGCTGGTTCGATTTTCCGGTCGTACCCGGCGGCAAGGGTGAGCCGTCAGACACGCTCGGTGGCATCACCGGCTGGCTGATCACCAAGGGGGCGCCCAAGGAAGCCACCGACTTCCTGAAATTCTTTATCTCCAAGGACGTGCAGGCGCGGCTTGCCGCCGGCAACTTCATCGTTCCCGTCGTCAAGGGCGGCGAGGCCGGCCTCAACAGCGCCTTCATGAAGCAGATCGCGGCCAACCTGGCGAAGTCCAACTATCATCAGAACTTCTATGACCAGAGCCTCGGCCCCTCGGTCGGTCGCGTCGTTAACGACGTCACGGCGGAGATCGCCGGCGGCAGCATGAGCCCGCAGGACGCTGCGAAAGCCATCCAAGCGGCGTACAAGCAAGGCAACTGA
- a CDS encoding RNA ligase family protein: MKIKYDGYRLRLERDGDRVRLITRGGYNWASRYPWIVEAARKVRQKQFVLDGEAVVLGVDGVSDFNALHSRKHDHEVQFCAFDILAAGGDDLRMLPLSMRKTNLERLLARRPEGVFVNPFERGELGPDLFHAACNMGLEGLVSKRRDRPYEAGRSKYWVKVKNRSHPAMEREL; encoded by the coding sequence ATGAAAATAAAATATGATGGGTATCGCCTCCGCTTGGAGCGCGATGGCGACCGCGTGCGCCTGATCACGCGCGGCGGCTACAATTGGGCGAGTCGTTATCCATGGATCGTAGAAGCCGCGCGTAAGGTCCGCCAGAAGCAATTCGTGCTCGACGGCGAAGCCGTCGTGCTTGGCGTCGATGGCGTCTCCGATTTCAACGCGCTTCACTCCCGCAAACATGATCACGAGGTGCAGTTCTGCGCCTTCGATATTCTCGCCGCAGGCGGCGACGACCTCCGCATGCTTCCCCTGTCAATGCGAAAGACGAACTTGGAGCGCCTGCTGGCACGTCGTCCTGAAGGCGTCTTCGTCAATCCCTTCGAACGTGGCGAGCTTGGGCCTGATCTATTCCACGCTGCCTGCAACATGGGACTTGAGGGACTAGTGTCGAAACGTCGCGACCGGCCCTATGAGGCCGGACGTAGTAAGTACTGGGTTAAAGTGAAGAACCGTAGTCACCCCGCGATGGAGCGCGAGCTGTGA
- a CDS encoding nucleoid-associated protein: MSFENLVVERVVLHKVFKRRHDGALVAPSYAGQLVALPTDAMASFTERVVDAMGDASQSMELEIAEHGPDSAVGLAATLVGKPDGAFIAGSAKFADKLANAQQAKNLPGGKLVVFTGTVGGSSRPYVGIIKAEKQSGFRERGTAIQYLTDLFLTPASKLYKIGFFTLADARRTLPEAWRAHVYDSHMTQRNREGAAKYFYGTFLGCRMPENSAYLTRSFFENTRDFIRQLSVEPEEKDDLLTSLYTYLKVDQTPTIQVNSFSTTYLPNDAQDDYTNYMQCKNFPLTAVQKDIGDLKGQLSKRRIRFSGSIELSGPPEAFKDLIEMERVVMDGAEPGQSAVWTRITIKDRIRSQE, translated from the coding sequence ATGTCATTTGAGAATTTGGTCGTGGAGCGGGTCGTTCTCCACAAGGTCTTCAAGCGTCGGCATGACGGGGCGCTGGTAGCACCTAGCTATGCGGGGCAACTTGTGGCGTTGCCGACCGATGCCATGGCTTCATTCACGGAACGGGTAGTCGACGCTATGGGCGATGCCTCGCAAAGCATGGAATTGGAAATTGCGGAGCACGGACCTGACAGCGCAGTGGGGTTGGCCGCCACATTAGTTGGCAAGCCGGATGGTGCATTCATTGCGGGCTCCGCCAAGTTCGCGGACAAACTTGCAAATGCACAACAGGCCAAGAACCTCCCTGGAGGCAAGTTGGTGGTCTTCACCGGCACGGTTGGCGGCTCGTCGCGGCCGTATGTCGGCATCATCAAAGCTGAGAAGCAAAGTGGCTTCCGCGAACGCGGCACGGCGATCCAGTACTTGACCGACCTTTTCCTGACGCCTGCGTCGAAGCTGTACAAGATCGGCTTCTTCACCCTGGCGGATGCGCGCCGAACTTTGCCGGAAGCCTGGCGCGCGCACGTCTACGATAGTCATATGACGCAGCGAAACCGCGAGGGGGCTGCAAAGTATTTTTACGGGACGTTCCTCGGATGCAGAATGCCGGAGAATAGTGCGTATCTGACCCGCTCCTTCTTCGAAAACACCCGCGACTTCATCCGTCAGCTCTCAGTTGAGCCAGAAGAGAAGGACGATTTGCTGACTTCGCTGTACACTTATCTGAAGGTCGACCAAACGCCTACAATTCAGGTTAACAGCTTCTCAACGACTTATCTGCCCAATGATGCCCAAGATGACTACACGAATTATATGCAGTGCAAGAACTTCCCGCTCACTGCCGTGCAGAAGGATATCGGCGACCTCAAGGGCCAACTCAGCAAGCGCCGGATACGGTTCTCTGGTAGCATCGAACTAAGTGGGCCGCCGGAAGCCTTCAAGGACCTAATCGAAATGGAGAGGGTTGTCATGGATGGTGCCGAGCCCGGACAATCCGCCGTGTGGACGCGCATTACCATCAAAGACCGTATCCGCTCACAAGAATGA
- a CDS encoding BLUF domain-containing protein gives MLATWLYVSSSLLGQDADAEIANIRSIAEARNPELRLTGVLLFSGRHFAQFLEGAEADLNIMQASICSDARHTGLVTLPTDPIGKRRYGRWALAYLGWASHIDGVLSDALLKKDGRKLLRYMDEFVAQRH, from the coding sequence ATGCTTGCAACGTGGCTCTACGTCAGTTCCAGTTTGCTCGGGCAGGATGCTGACGCCGAGATCGCCAACATTCGAAGTATCGCGGAAGCTCGAAATCCTGAACTTAGGCTAACTGGTGTTTTGTTGTTTTCCGGTCGCCATTTTGCTCAATTTCTTGAAGGCGCAGAAGCTGACCTAAATATCATGCAGGCTTCGATTTGTAGCGATGCCAGGCATACGGGCCTTGTGACGTTGCCGACAGATCCAATCGGAAAGAGAAGGTACGGGCGTTGGGCATTGGCTTATTTGGGCTGGGCCAGCCATATTGACGGGGTCCTTTCTGACGCCCTGCTCAAAAAGGACGGGCGAAAACTACTGCGCTACATGGACGAGTTCGTAGCGCAGCGTCACTGA
- a CDS encoding GTP pyrophosphokinase family protein: MTEEEFLSRWYQERPSVEAWGKFVAQKLMEQIAPLVTPVSADIFVRIPAEPRLKGDGSILTKAFYRGKKYADPLNEITDKVGVRFVVLLDRDIAIVCRALEECGEWEASKDRDYEEERAQAPYAFTYQSVHYVVRAKGEKKLGELIVAPGTPCEVQVRTLLQHAHSELTHDTIYKPSVAQTPEMHRAAAKSMALIEATGDYFRELMELIERNVAPARELSKQMSDMYRELLGREPDPTRAEGLLNDAFATFAGDKPGEAIRSLFEQKPFLLDRIRERSATKLLFRQPSIMLVYWAVSKRPADAQDAWPLTFAELKPVYTDLGLAAPTS; the protein is encoded by the coding sequence ATGACCGAGGAAGAGTTCCTTAGCCGCTGGTATCAGGAACGCCCGAGCGTCGAGGCGTGGGGGAAGTTTGTTGCTCAAAAGCTGATGGAGCAAATTGCTCCGCTCGTCACACCGGTATCGGCTGATATCTTCGTTCGCATCCCGGCTGAACCGCGACTGAAGGGGGATGGCTCGATCCTCACCAAGGCATTCTATCGCGGTAAAAAATATGCCGATCCGCTCAACGAGATCACGGACAAAGTCGGGGTGCGCTTCGTTGTGCTCCTGGACAGAGACATCGCGATTGTGTGCCGTGCCTTAGAAGAATGCGGGGAGTGGGAAGCGTCTAAGGACCGCGATTACGAGGAGGAGCGCGCGCAGGCTCCATACGCGTTCACGTATCAATCCGTACACTACGTGGTGCGCGCGAAAGGTGAAAAGAAACTAGGTGAACTCATCGTCGCGCCAGGGACGCCCTGCGAAGTTCAGGTGCGAACGCTATTGCAGCACGCCCATAGCGAGTTGACGCACGACACCATCTACAAGCCGAGCGTGGCGCAGACGCCGGAGATGCACCGGGCCGCAGCCAAGAGTATGGCCCTCATCGAGGCCACTGGCGATTATTTCCGGGAACTGATGGAGCTTATCGAGAGAAACGTCGCGCCCGCACGAGAGCTTTCAAAACAAATGTCAGACATGTATCGCGAACTTCTCGGTCGAGAGCCTGATCCGACGAGAGCCGAAGGGCTTCTCAATGACGCGTTTGCAACATTCGCTGGCGATAAGCCAGGGGAAGCCATCCGCTCGCTTTTTGAACAGAAGCCATTCCTGCTCGATCGCATCAGGGAGCGCTCTGCAACGAAGCTCCTCTTTCGCCAGCCAAGCATCATGCTTGTCTACTGGGCAGTGTCGAAGCGCCCGGCCGATGCACAAGATGCATGGCCGCTCACGTTCGCTGAGCTGAAACCGGTCTACACAGATCTCGGCCTCGCTGCTCCGACCAGTTAG
- a CDS encoding acyl-CoA dehydrogenase family protein — MNSPAQTISRDWLDWPFFEPRHRVICDALDRFVAQGDVQAVDHRDIDGACRKLVRALGAAGLLDCAVAAPDGDVTSIDSRSICLSRETLAYADGLADFAFAMQGLGSGAIALAGSSELRHAVLPKVRSGEWLAAFALSEQGAGSDVAAMTCAAREDGDSYVLNGEKTWISNGGIADVYTLFARTGEAPGARGISAFVVFPDDPGFSVAERIDIVAPHPLATLRLDNCRIPNSRLLGAPGGGFKIAMQTLDIFRASVAAAALGFARRALEEARLHAQTRRIFGATLADLQLTQAALGDMATETDAASLLTYRAAWRRDVQKLPTTREAAMAKLAATETAQQVVDRAVQMFGGRGVRKGEIVESLYREVRALRIYEGATEVQKLIVARELLKPR, encoded by the coding sequence ATGAACTCACCGGCACAGACAATCTCCCGCGACTGGCTGGACTGGCCGTTCTTCGAGCCGCGTCATCGTGTGATTTGCGACGCGCTCGATCGTTTCGTCGCACAGGGTGATGTTCAGGCCGTCGATCACCGCGACATCGACGGCGCCTGCCGCAAGCTCGTGCGGGCGCTCGGTGCCGCGGGGCTGCTCGATTGCGCGGTCGCGGCGCCGGACGGCGACGTGACCAGCATCGATTCCCGCTCGATCTGCCTGTCGCGTGAGACGCTGGCCTATGCCGATGGCCTTGCCGACTTCGCCTTTGCGATGCAGGGCCTGGGATCCGGCGCCATTGCGCTTGCGGGCTCGTCGGAGCTGCGACACGCCGTGCTGCCGAAAGTCCGTTCGGGCGAGTGGCTGGCCGCGTTCGCGCTTTCGGAGCAGGGGGCCGGCTCCGACGTGGCGGCCATGACCTGCGCGGCGCGCGAAGACGGCGACAGCTATGTTCTGAACGGCGAGAAGACCTGGATCTCCAACGGCGGCATCGCCGACGTCTACACGCTGTTTGCCCGAACCGGCGAGGCGCCCGGCGCGCGCGGCATCTCGGCGTTCGTCGTGTTTCCGGACGACCCCGGCTTCAGCGTGGCCGAGCGCATCGACATCGTCGCGCCGCATCCGCTGGCGACGCTGCGCCTGGACAATTGCCGCATTCCGAACAGCCGGCTACTCGGAGCGCCCGGTGGCGGCTTCAAGATCGCGATGCAGACCCTCGACATCTTCCGGGCTTCGGTTGCTGCAGCCGCCTTGGGCTTTGCCCGACGTGCGCTGGAGGAGGCGCGACTGCACGCACAAACGCGCCGCATATTCGGGGCGACGCTGGCGGATCTGCAGCTCACCCAGGCCGCGCTCGGAGACATGGCGACCGAAACCGACGCCGCTTCGCTGCTGACCTACCGCGCCGCCTGGCGTCGCGACGTCCAGAAGCTTCCCACCACGCGTGAAGCTGCGATGGCAAAGCTGGCCGCCACCGAGACCGCCCAGCAGGTTGTCGATCGCGCCGTGCAGATGTTCGGCGGTCGCGGCGTGCGCAAGGGCGAAATCGTGGAGAGCCTGTATCGCGAGGTCCGCGCCCTTCGAATCTATGAAGGTGCGACCGAGGTGCAGAAGCTGATCGTCGCGCGCGAACTGCTCAAGCCGCGCTAA
- a CDS encoding SDR family NAD(P)-dependent oxidoreductase, with protein MAAIYSDLAGKVVLVTGGAAGIGAAIVRRFADQKSTVVFFDIKIDEGQRLARELSDQGLAAHFQHVDLTDIGALRAGVVAARKAHGPINILINNAAHDERHNTEEMTPDYWDDRIAVNLKHQFFASQAVLPDMKAANAGAIINFGSVSWIAGQGGMAAYTASKSGVIGLTRSLARDYGPYNIRVNAIAPGWIMTERQLEKWMTPAGEIELQQRQCLKRRLMPDEVAKFTVFLASDEASACTAQHYIVDGGWV; from the coding sequence ATGGCCGCCATCTATTCCGACCTCGCCGGCAAGGTCGTGCTCGTCACCGGTGGCGCAGCCGGAATCGGCGCTGCGATCGTGCGCCGTTTTGCGGACCAGAAATCCACGGTGGTGTTCTTCGACATCAAGATCGACGAGGGACAGCGCCTGGCACGTGAGCTGTCCGACCAGGGACTGGCCGCGCATTTCCAGCACGTCGATCTCACCGACATCGGCGCGCTGCGTGCCGGCGTCGTCGCGGCACGCAAGGCTCATGGCCCGATCAACATCCTGATCAACAACGCCGCGCATGACGAGCGGCACAACACCGAGGAGATGACGCCGGACTATTGGGACGACCGCATCGCGGTGAATCTGAAGCACCAGTTCTTTGCATCGCAGGCCGTGTTGCCGGACATGAAGGCGGCCAATGCCGGCGCGATCATCAATTTCGGCTCGGTGTCGTGGATCGCAGGACAAGGCGGCATGGCCGCCTACACCGCCAGCAAGTCAGGCGTGATCGGGTTGACGCGCTCGCTGGCGCGCGACTATGGCCCCTACAACATCCGCGTCAATGCGATCGCGCCGGGCTGGATCATGACCGAGCGGCAGCTCGAGAAATGGATGACGCCGGCCGGCGAGATCGAGCTGCAGCAGCGACAATGCCTGAAGCGCAGGCTCATGCCGGACGAAGTTGCGAAGTTCACCGTCTTCCTCGCCTCCGACGAGGCCTCCGCCTGCACCGCCCAGCATTACATCGTCGACGGCGGCTGGGTCTGA
- a CDS encoding AbiJ-NTD4 domain-containing protein: protein MLTDIFARRYEQPRMWETFYEEQRRLLVQGYQLLNDICPYYVDGKEYERGKHFWTQIHDLLARELGLKELSPQYWGFYNKQDQWQSGRNSTAKMCETWMLTRFDGEISADRFVKERLSLVEIGFREHENFVAGLNAKLAENIAIAEGFDRTVVGKGGLRMPGKTADGVRAAKRQFER from the coding sequence ATGTTGACTGATATTTTTGCTCGCCGTTACGAACAGCCCCGCATGTGGGAGACGTTTTACGAGGAGCAGCGCCGCCTTCTCGTGCAGGGCTACCAGCTCTTGAACGATATTTGCCCGTACTATGTGGACGGCAAAGAGTACGAGCGTGGCAAGCATTTTTGGACGCAGATACACGACTTGCTGGCGAGAGAGCTTGGCCTGAAGGAATTGTCTCCACAGTACTGGGGCTTCTACAACAAGCAAGATCAATGGCAGAGCGGTCGAAACAGCACGGCGAAGATGTGCGAGACGTGGATGCTGACGCGTTTCGACGGCGAAATATCGGCTGATCGTTTTGTCAAAGAGCGCCTCAGCCTAGTCGAAATCGGCTTTCGTGAGCACGAGAATTTCGTGGCGGGACTGAACGCTAAGCTCGCGGAGAATATCGCAATAGCTGAAGGGTTCGACCGGACAGTAGTCGGCAAAGGCGGCTTGCGGATGCCCGGCAAAACCGCCGACGGGGTACGAGCGGCAAAACGCCAGTTTGAACGCTAA
- a CDS encoding DUF2934 domain-containing protein translates to MALAAPAAPVQAMLRSWSFPKAQHLKERTIREANLVSARLRQRSLPTAVSAVDEQKKLEHQIELATRAASLVKDETTGQRFRSFAEELKRKLLRMMRRGKVRTRAYELWEQAGRPSNRELDFWLEAERQIEDEREEKKGGGAS, encoded by the coding sequence GTGGCATTAGCGGCGCCGGCTGCGCCGGTTCAAGCGATGCTGCGCAGCTGGTCATTTCCGAAAGCGCAACACCTGAAGGAACGGACCATCCGGGAAGCGAATTTAGTGTCTGCACGGCTCCGACAACGTTCCTTACCCACGGCAGTTTCGGCGGTGGACGAGCAGAAGAAGCTAGAGCACCAGATCGAACTCGCAACGCGAGCGGCCTCGCTCGTCAAGGACGAAACCACCGGACAACGCTTCAGGAGCTTCGCCGAGGAATTGAAACGAAAGCTGCTTCGCATGATGCGCCGTGGCAAGGTGCGCACACGCGCATATGAGCTCTGGGAGCAGGCCGGCCGTCCCAGCAATCGGGAGTTGGACTTCTGGCTCGAAGCCGAACGTCAGATCGAAGATGAACGCGAGGAGAAGAAGGGCGGGGGCGCTTCATAG
- a CDS encoding DUF2934 domain-containing protein yields MSEPTEQEIRERAHQLWEQAGKPEGREEEFWHAAEQELRNEDKSNTLRTPDTL; encoded by the coding sequence TTGTCCGAGCCGACCGAGCAAGAGATCAGAGAACGCGCGCACCAATTGTGGGAGCAGGCGGGCAAGCCCGAAGGGCGCGAGGAGGAATTTTGGCACGCGGCGGAGCAGGAGCTGCGCAACGAGGACAAGTCGAACACGCTGCGGACGCCGGATACGCTGTGA